In [Phormidium] sp. ETS-05, the genomic window CTTAGCCGAGGGTCCAGGCCCAAAGGCAGGTCAACCCCCCTCCAACCCCATAAAAAAATCTTGTCATTACCCCTAGCAACTGGAGAAAATTTCTTTATTCATGACCTTATCAACGTTGTTACAGCCCCAAGAGCAGGCATCTAAATCCCTAGATGCCCCCGATCGCCTCCGAGATATTCTCAACACCCTGCCCCGATCGGTCTTTGCCAAGGATCCTCGTCGTGCTGGGCTGACGGTGGCGATTAGTGTGACCGCCGTTGCTTTGGGATACTGGTCTCTGGCCATATCTCCCTGGTTTTTACTCCCCCTGTGCTGGATTTTCACCGGCACCGCTCTGACGGGGTTTTTCGTCATTGGCCATGATTGCGGTCATCGCTCGTTTGCCAATCGCAAGTGGGTTAATGATTTGGTGGGGCATATTATGTTCCTGCCTTTGATTTATCCTTTCCACAGTTGGCGGTTGCTGCATAACCATCACCACAAGCACACCAATAAGTTGGGGGTGGATAACGCTTGGGACCCATTTACACCAGAATTTTACGAAACAAAGCCCCCAATCATCCAGTGGTTATATCGGCGGATGCGGGGTCGGTTTTGGTGGCTAGGCTCGATCGCCCATTGGGGCGTGCTGCATTTCAACTGGCAGGGGTTTCAGGGTAAGGCTCGCCAGCAAGTTAAATTATCGGTAATTGTGGTGCTAGTCGGTGCCGCCGTGGGCTTTCCCACCCTCATCGCCACTACTGGGATTTGGGGCTTTGTCAAATTTTGGCTGCTCCCCTGGCTGGTTTATCACTTCTGGATGAGTACCTTCACGATCGTTCACCACACCGTCCCCCAAATTCCCTTCAAACCAGAAGCCGAATGGCATGAGGCCAAAGCCCAACTTTCCGGCACCGTCCACTGCGAGTATCCCCGCTGGGTGGAATTCCTCTGTCACGATATTAACGTTCACATTCCCCATCATATTTCCACGGCTATCCCTTGGTACAATCTCCGCCAAGCCCATCAAAGCCTTAAAGACAATTGGGGGGAATATCTGTATGAAACTAAATTTTCCTGGGCGCTGATGCAAGAAATTACGGACAAGTGCCATTTATACGATGCCCAAAATTGCTACAGCTCATTTCAGGATTACCATACTAAAGCTGATAGCTAGCAACTTTGTCCCTGTCTAGTCTTATGGCTCCTCCTTTAGCAGCCGCCCCCAGATCAAAACCCCAATGTTTTGGGGAATTGATCTGGCGGGCGGCTTGCTTGCTATTTGCTTGGCTCGGATCTGTAACATCCTGGTATTGCAGAAGCGATCGGGTTTCTGCACCAGAAACCCCTTTTCTGGCTCTGGCGAAAGCAGTCTGACATAGTGATACTTTCGGCGATGGCGGAGAGTAAGAGAAACCGGTTGGCTCGTCCGGGTTTTGCTCCTGAAGAATCGATATAGTTATAATTGATCTAGAACTTGACCTCAGAGATGAAATCTCTGCCCAATAGCGAGATTCACCGGTTGAGGTTCACCCGATCTGATGCTACCGCGACGCCTGAAGGCGTTCGCAAAAACTCTCATGCCTTCAATTGCCCGTAAGAACCTGTTTGAGGACCTGCCTCGCTTCCTCGTTGCCCAAGCAGGGAT contains:
- a CDS encoding fatty acid desaturase → MTLSTLLQPQEQASKSLDAPDRLRDILNTLPRSVFAKDPRRAGLTVAISVTAVALGYWSLAISPWFLLPLCWIFTGTALTGFFVIGHDCGHRSFANRKWVNDLVGHIMFLPLIYPFHSWRLLHNHHHKHTNKLGVDNAWDPFTPEFYETKPPIIQWLYRRMRGRFWWLGSIAHWGVLHFNWQGFQGKARQQVKLSVIVVLVGAAVGFPTLIATTGIWGFVKFWLLPWLVYHFWMSTFTIVHHTVPQIPFKPEAEWHEAKAQLSGTVHCEYPRWVEFLCHDINVHIPHHISTAIPWYNLRQAHQSLKDNWGEYLYETKFSWALMQEITDKCHLYDAQNCYSSFQDYHTKADS